A region from the Coffea eugenioides isolate CCC68of chromosome 9, Ceug_1.0, whole genome shotgun sequence genome encodes:
- the LOC113782646 gene encoding photosystem I reaction center subunit III, chloroplastic has translation MSLTIPTNLSTAIATPKLNSQFSTKPRAATIVCSANSPNQSTSTSEQPSPPSLKAFSAALALSSILLSAPVMPASADIAGLTPCKESKQFAKREKQEIKKLESSLKLYAPDSAPALAIKATIEKTKRRFDNYGKQGLLCGSDGLPHLIVSGDQRHWGEFITPGILFLYIAGWIGWVGRSYLIAIRDEKKPTEKEIIIDVPLASRLVWRGFIWPVAAYRAFVTGDLIDPTV, from the exons ATGTCTCTCACAATTCCCACAAATCTTTCTACAGCCATTGCTACACCAAAGCTGAATTCCCAGTTCAGCACAAAGCCCAGAGCTGCAACAATTGTATGCTCAGCTAATTCTCCCAACCAAAGCACATCAACCTCAGAGCAACCTTCACCACCATCACTCAAGGCATTTTCTGCAGCTCTTGCACTTTCTTCCATTCTTTTATCGGCCCCGGTGATGCCCGCCTCGGCCGACATCGCTGGCCTCACACCATGCAAGGAGTCCAAGCAATTTGCCAAGCGCGagaagcaagaaatcaagaaactTGAGTCATCCCTGAAGCTTTATGCCCCTGATAGTGCTCCTGCTCTTGCTATTAAGGCCACTATCGAGAAGACCAAGCGCAG GTTTGATAATTATGGAAAGCAAGGGCTGTTGTGCGGATCGGATGGATTGCCTCACTTGATTGTGAGTGGAGACCAAAGACACTGGGGTGAATTTATCACCCCAGGGATTTTGTTCCTGTACATTGCTGGATGGATTGGGTGGGTAGGCAGGAGCTACTTGATTGCCATCAGGGATGAAAAGAAACCAACAGAGAAGGAGATCATCATTGATGTCCCCTTGGCCTCGAGACTCGTGTGGAGAGGATTCATCTGGCCCGTCGCCGCCTACAGAGCGTTCGTGACTGGAGATCTCATTGACCCTACTGTCTAA
- the LOC113782657 gene encoding S-adenosylmethionine carrier 1, chloroplastic/mitochondrial-like has protein sequence MSINADTDSPDILKHQTGNFKHQMKGAATTFRNEHDPFDFIRFLYEGAVAGATAGVVVESVLYPIDTIKTRLQAVHGGGKIILRGLYSGLAGNLVGVLPASAIFVGVYEPTKQMLLKSFPESLSALAHLTAGAVGGVASSIVRVPTEVVKQRMQTGQFSSAPNAVHCIVAKEGFRGLYAGFGSFLLRDLPFDAVQFCIYEQLRIGYKLAARRDLNDPETAMIGAFAGAITGAITTPLDVIKTRLMVQGSEKQYEGILHCVGTIVREEGTSTLFKGIGPRVLWIGIGGSIFFGVLERTKKLLSNSGPIHPSPDSLKQD, from the exons ATGTCCATCAATGCAGATACAGATTCACCAG ATATATTGAAACATCAGACTGGCAATTTTAAACATCAGATGAAGGGTGCAGCTACTACATTCCGTAATGAACATGATCCATTTGATTTTATAAGATTTTTATATG AGGGTGCTGTAGCTGGAGCCACAGCTGGTGTTGTCGTTGAATCTGTTCTGTACCCAATTGACACCATCAAAACAAGACTTCAAGCAG TTCATGGTGGAGGAAAGATCATATTAAGGGGTCTTTACTCCGGATTGGCTGGAAATCTTGTTGGGGTCTTACC GGCATCAGCAATATTTGTTGGTGTATATGAACCCACAAAGCAAATGCTTTTGAAGAGCTTCCCTGAAAGTCTCAGCGCCTTGGCTCATTTG ACAGCAGGTGCTGTGGGTGGGGTGGCATCTTCTATTGTTCGTGTTCCAACTGAG GTTGTTAAGCAAAGGATGCAGACTGGACAATTTTCATCTGCCCCCAATGCTGTGCACTGTATTGTAGCAAAGGAGGGCTTTAGAGGCCTCTATGCT GGATTTGGATCCTTTCTGTTACGAGACTTGCCTTTTGATGCTGTACAGTTCTGTATCTATGAGCAGCTTAGAATAGGTTATAAATTAGCG GCTAGAAGGGATCTGAATGATCCTGAAACTGCAATGATTGGTGCTTTTGCTG GTGCAATAACTGGAGCTATAACAACTCCATTGGATGTCATAAAGACTAGGTTGATGGTTCAG GGATCTGAAAAGCAGTATGAAGGCATCCTCCACTGTGTTGGTACTATTGTCAGAGAAGAAGGCACCTCCACTCTTTTTAAG GGCATAGGGCCGCGGGTGCTGTGGATAGGGATAGGCGGTTCAATATTCTTTGGTGTTCTTGAGAGGACGAAAAAGCTGCTCTCTAACAGTGGCCCAATTCACCCCAGTCCAGATTCTTTGAAGCAGGACTAA